Genomic DNA from Natrinema saccharevitans:
TGTACAACGCGACCGTCCTCACCAGCGCTGACCATCCCGGGAACGGACGACGGTTCCTCAGCTCCCTCCTGCAGAACCGGGATATTCTCAGCGAGAACGGCCTCGTAGTCGATGATAGATTCCCCAGAACGGATGGAGATGTTCCGGAGGGAGTCCTTCCATGACTCGGATGCACGAAACCAAAAGTAACCGAACAGGATTCAACTCAGTCTTCGGTGGTGACTACACTTTCTTTGGTCTTCTCGGGGCAATTCTGGCCGTCTATCTACTCTACCCGTTTGTGACCTTTTTTGCGGGCGCTCAGGGGAACGGAATCTCTGTTGCTGACTTCACACGTCCAGAGGTCATTTCGGCAGCTAAATATTCGCTCACGACAGCCCCTATTTCGACGGCTGTAGCCACAGCCTTCGGCGTACCTCTGGCCTACTTTCTCTCACGATCGGAGTTCAGGGGCAAACTTCTCGTTGACTCTCTGGTCATACTTCCACTCGTGCTTCCGCCAGTCGTTGGCGGTGTGCTACTCCTCACGGGCTTCGGTAGCTTCACACCTGTCGGACAGGTTGCCAACTCGCTGGGACTGACGCTCACCGATTCGTACATTGGTATCATCTCTGCACAGACCTTCGTGGCATCACCATTCGTCGTCATCACGTCACGTGCAGGTTTCGACTCCGTCGAGGAGTACGAGAGAGCGTCGAGAAGCTTGGGAAAGGGACCTGTTGAAACGTTTTTCCGGGTTTCGCTGCCGCTCACCAGCGGACACATACTCGCGGGAGTCGCCCTCACATTCGCACGTTCGATCGGCGAGTTTGGTGCAACGATGATGACAGCGTACAACCCCCATACAATGCCGACGCAGATATGGGTGACCTTCATATCGAGAGGGGTCTACGCCACTCTCCCGATTGTCGCAGTGCTGGTGACTTTCGGATTGGCCGTCGTCGTCGGAATCCGATATTCCGGAAAGAGCATAGGTGTGAAAGAATGATCCGTCTCGATGGGGTCACAAAGACATACGGCGGCTTTGGGCTTGATGTTGACGTCGAACTCGGAAACGAGATTACTGCGGTCATTGGACCTAGCGGGAGCGGGAAGTCGACACTCCTCGAGATCGTCTCCGGCTTCGAGACTCCCGACTCGGGTTCCGTTTTTCTCAATGATCGACCGCTCGATGGTGTTTCCCCCGAGCAGAGAAATATCGGGATGGTCTTTCAGCGACCGACGCTCTTTCCCCACCTCCCCGTGCGTGAGAACATCGAGTACGGGACTGCGATCAGCGACGACGAGATACGCGACCTGTGTGAGCTGCTGGAGATCGATGGATTACTCGACGCTGACAGATCGCCAGAGACGCTCTCGGGGGGCGAAAAACGTCGCGTCTCGGTGGCCAGAGCGATCGTTACAGATCCCGACGCATTACTCCTTGACGAGCCCACGACGGGACTTGACGAACCCATCCGCCGGCGTCTCAAGTACGAACTCCGGTGCGTACTCGCCGACCTCGACATTCCCTGCATCTATGTCACACACGACCAAAACGAGGCGTCAGTCGTCGCCGACTCGGTCGCCGTGATGCGGGATGGCACTGTACTCCAGCAAGGTAGTTATGAGGAGATACTTGAATCGCCACGGAACGAGTTCGTCGCCGACTTCGTGGGCATCGAGAATCTCATACGCGGTGAGATACGTGAGACCGACTCCGGCCGAACAGTTGTGGATACCGGTGTCGCGTGGGTTGAGCCGGAACCCACTGTTCTCGATGACGGTAACGTATCGAAATCCGATGTCTGCGTCGGCATTCTCCCCGAATCCGTAACGGTTACAGAGAACACGAGAGTCGACGGTGGTCGCCGTACTCAGACCCGACCACATCGATTTGATGGCATGCCTATCAACAGTATCGACTGTACCGTAGAGCGGGTCATATCCGAGAGAGGATCGCAGACGGTCTTCCTCGACTGTGGCCTCTCAGAGACGTTCAAAGCAGTCGTCAACTCCGGTGTCACTGTCAACGAAGGGGATGACGTTGCCGTCGAATTCGACGGTTCGGACGTTGTAGTCGTATGAACTGTTGCGAGGTCGATACGAGTGACGCATACGAATTCACAGAAGTAGAGATCAGTGAGTTGCGTTTTTATCTCGATGTTAACCGAGTTGCTCTGCTCGACGAGGCTGTTGAGCGAGTGTTCCGAGAGACGCCCCGAACTCCATAGGCAGTGAATTTGGATCGGTGACTATATTAATGCTCGTGCATTGGGAAATCCAGTCTCGACTCTTGGCCCTGCGTTTGCTCCTTGTGGCGCTTTTCCATCGTGGCGAGCTCTTCGCGTTCGCGTACGATCTCAATTCGATCGTGCACCTGCTTGAGTGCCGTTCGCGTTTCGTGGGGTCCCTCGAGTTTGGAGTTCTCCTCCTGTCGCTGTTCGATGTCGACGTTCGCTTCCTTGAGGTCCCCAAGCTATTCGAGGGAATTTGCCCGGTTCTGCATTACCCGATTACACTTTGGACAATTACCAGGGTGAGACGTTGAACGTGTGATTTCACCGCACTGCAAACATTCATACGTCGATTCGGTTTCCGAATCGCCTTGGCTGTCAAACATCACTACGCTCTGCGATACAGACGGATATAATATTTATTGTGACATGGTATATGATTTCCTAATATGGAACTAGATGTACCGAGTAGTAGGATTCAGATGGCGATCCCCCCACGTAATGCGATCCCACGTCCGTTCGTAGAGGTAGTACGTTCCAGTCTTCACGAGGTTAGCGACGAGTCCGATATTTACTGCAGCATCCACGTCACCAACGAACAACCACGCAATAGTTACCGTAATTAGGAGCAGGACCAGCCGATAACAGATTATTTTGACGATCGCCCGCTTTTGAGCCTGAATTGCAGACTGTGGCGTAATAGGTCGTCTCGTGGTAATCCTTCGAGGAGGAATAGTATAAATAACCGATATAGGTAATAATTTGCCGAGAAACAATCTGTATTGATTTCATTAGAACGATATCTTCGGCATGTCGTACT
This window encodes:
- a CDS encoding ABC transporter permease; this translates as MTRMHETKSNRTGFNSVFGGDYTFFGLLGAILAVYLLYPFVTFFAGAQGNGISVADFTRPEVISAAKYSLTTAPISTAVATAFGVPLAYFLSRSEFRGKLLVDSLVILPLVLPPVVGGVLLLTGFGSFTPVGQVANSLGLTLTDSYIGIISAQTFVASPFVVITSRAGFDSVEEYERASRSLGKGPVETFFRVSLPLTSGHILAGVALTFARSIGEFGATMMTAYNPHTMPTQIWVTFISRGVYATLPIVAVLVTFGLAVVVGIRYSGKSIGVKE
- a CDS encoding ABC transporter ATP-binding protein, translated to MIRLDGVTKTYGGFGLDVDVELGNEITAVIGPSGSGKSTLLEIVSGFETPDSGSVFLNDRPLDGVSPEQRNIGMVFQRPTLFPHLPVRENIEYGTAISDDEIRDLCELLEIDGLLDADRSPETLSGGEKRRVSVARAIVTDPDALLLDEPTTGLDEPIRRRLKYELRCVLADLDIPCIYVTHDQNEASVVADSVAVMRDGTVLQQGSYEEILESPRNEFVADFVGIENLIRGEIRETDSGRTVVDTGVAWVEPEPTVLDDGNVSKSDVCVGILPESVTVTENTRVDGGRRTQTRPHRFDGMPINSIDCTVERVISERGSQTVFLDCGLSETFKAVVNSGVTVNEGDDVAVEFDGSDVVVV
- a CDS encoding rubrerythrin-like domain-containing protein; translation: MFDSQGDSETESTYECLQCGEITRSTSHPGNCPKCNRVMQNRANSLE
- a CDS encoding DUF2061 domain-containing protein translates to MTPQSAIQAQKRAIVKIICYRLVLLLITVTIAWLFVGDVDAAVNIGLVANLVKTGTYYLYERTWDRITWGDRHLNPTTRYI